From Sus scrofa isolate TJ Tabasco breed Duroc chromosome 18, Sscrofa11.1, whole genome shotgun sequence, a single genomic window includes:
- the PAXIP1 gene encoding PAX-interacting protein 1 isoform X2, giving the protein MSDQAPKVPEEMFREVKYYAVGDIDPQVIQLLKAGKAKEVSYNALASHIISEDGDNPEVGEAREVFDLPVVKPSWVILSVQCGALLPVNGFSPESCQIFFGITACLSQVSPEDRSALWAMLTFHGGSCQLSLNKKCTHLVVPEPKGEKYACALKRAGISIVTPDWVLDCISEKAKKDEALYHPRLIIYEEEEEEEEEEVENEEQDSANEASSDEKSSPASSQGGSPAGDPQFSPKANAEKAKGELMFDDSSDSSPEKQERNLNWTPAEVPPLTAAKRRLPPGKEPGLINLCANVPPVPGGVLPPEVRGNLVAPGQALPGSERPEAMAAWSPAVRTLRNITNSADIQQMSRPPNVAHILQSLSAPTKSLEQQVNHSQQGHSNAVLFSQVKVTTEPHLPQPPPHPVLHLPPQQAVQLQQQLPHAAQQPYPPQALPQHPFPQQPMHRPPQQPQPLPQQLQPLPQQQALQQQLHQLQQQQLAQFQQQQLARLHQQQQTQTQAPQALQHQPPPPQPPPPQHQHQLFGHDPAVEIPEEGFLLGCVFAIVDYPEQMSDKQLLATWKRIIQAHGGAVDPTFSSRCTHLLCESQVSGLFAQAIKERKRCVTAHWLNAVLKKKRLVPPHRALHFPVAFPPGGKPCSQHIISVTGFVDSDRDDLKLMAYLAGAKYTGYLCRSNTVLICKEPTGLKYEKAKEWRIPCVNAQWLGDILLGNFEALRQIQCGRYTAFNLQDPFAPTPHLVLNLLDAWRVPLKVSAELLMGVRLPPKPKQNEVTNIQPSSKRARIEDVPPPTKKLTPELTPFVLFTGFEPLQVQQYTKKLYILGGEVAESAQKCTHLIASKVTRTVKFLTAISVVKHIVTPEWLEECFKCQKFIGTSQESCGDSFGKT; this is encoded by the exons ccttcCTGGGTGATCTTGTCCGTTCAGTGTGGAGCTCTCCTGCC AGTTAATGGTTTTTCCCCGGAGTCCTGTCAGATATTTTTTGGAATCACTGCCTGCCTCTCTCAG GTGTCACCTGAGGACAGAAGCGCTCTGTGGGCCATGCTGACCTTCCACGGAGGGAGCTGCCAGCTGAGCCTCAACAAGAAGTGCACCCACCTGGTGGTTCCAGAGCCCAAGGGG GAGAAGTACGCGTGTGCGCTGAAGAGAGCGGGTATCAGCATCGTGACCCCCGACTGGGTGCTGGACTGCATATCGGAGAAGGCCAAGAAGGACGAGGCGCTCTACCATCCTCGGCTCATTATttatgaggaggaggaagaggaggaggaggaggaggtagaaAATGAGGAGCAAGACTCCGCAAACGAGGCCAGTAGCGACGAGAAGTCGAGCCCCGCCAGTTCTCAGGGAGGCTCCCCTGCAGGTGACCCGCAGTTTTCACCCAAAGCGAACGCCGAGAAGGCCAAGGGGGAGCTGATGTTCGACGATTCTTCAGATTCCTCCCCGGAAAAGCAAGAGAGGAATCTAAACTGGACCCCGGCGGAAGTGCCCCCGCTGACGGCCGCCAAGCGCCGGCTGCCGCCCGGCAAGGAGCCCGGCCTCATTAACCTGTGTGCCAACGTGCCGCCGGTCCCGGGGGGTGTCCTGCCTCCTGAGGTCCGTGGGAACCTGGTGGCCCCGGGACAGGCCCTCCCGGGCTCCGAGAGGCCCGAGGCGATGGCCGCCTGGAGCCCGGCCGTGCGGACGCTGCGCAACATCACCAACAGCGCCGACATCCAGCAGATGAGCCGGCCCCCCAACGTGGCCCAC atctTGCAGTCCCTTTCGGCCCCAACGAAAAGTTTAGAACAGCAGGTGAATCACAGCCAGCAGGGCCACTCGAACGCCGTGCTGTTCAGCCAAGTAAAGGTGACCACGGAGCCGCATCTGCCCCAGCCACCACCACACCCCGTCCTGCACCTGCCACCCCAACAGGcggtgcagctgcagcagcagttGCCACACGCCGCACAGCAGCCTTACCCGCCGCAGGCCCTCCCCCAGCACCCGTTCCCACAGCAGCCGATGCACCGCCCCCCGCAGCAGCCGCAGCCCCTcccgcagcagctgcagcccctcccGCAGCAGCAggccctgcagcagcagctgcaccagctgcagcagcagcagctcgcacagtttcagcagcagcagctcgcGCGCCTGCACCAGCAGCAGCAGACGCAGACCCAGGCGCCCCAGGCCCTCCAGCACCAGCCGCCGCCCCCGCAGCCCCCGCCGCCGCAGCACCAGCACCAGCTGTTTGGACACGACCCAGCAGTGGAGA TTCCAGAGGAAGGCTTCCTCCTGGGCTGTGTGTTTGCCATTGTGGATTATCCGGAGCAGATGTCCGACAAGCAGCTGCTGGCCACCTGGAAAAGG ATAATCCAGGCGCACGGAGGGGCCGTGGACCCCACGTTCTCCAGCCGCTGCACACACCTTCTCTGCGAGAGTCAAGTCAGCGGGCTCTTTGCGCAG GCGataaaggagaggaagaggtgCGTCACGGCGCACTGGCTGAACGCCGTCCTGAAGAAGAAGCGGCTGGTGCCGCCCCACCGCGCCCTGCACTTCCCCGTGGCCTTCCCGCCCGGCGGGAAGCCCTGCTCCCAGCAC ATTATCTCTGTGACTGGCTTCGTCGACAGCGACAGGGACGACCTGAAGCTGATGGCCTACCTGGCAGGTGCCAAGTACACGGGCTACCTCTGCCGCAGCAACACGgtcctcatctgcaaaga accaacggGTTTAAAGTATGAAAAAGCCAAAGAGTGGAGGATCCCGTGCGTGAACGCCCAGTGGCTGGGAGACATCCTTCTGGGGAACTTCGAGGCGCTGCGGCAGATCCAGTGTGGGCGCTACACAGCCTTCAACCTGCAGGACCCCTTTGCTCCGACTCCACACTTGGTTCTCAACCTCCTGG ATGCTTGGAGAGTTCCCTTaaaggtgtcagcagagctgtTGATG GGTGTCAGACTACCTCCCAAGCCGAAGCAGAACGAAGTAACGAATATCCAGCCTTCTTCCAAAAGAGCCAG AATTGAAGATGTACCACCTCCCACCAAGAAGCTAACACCGGAATTGACCCCCTTCGTGCTTTTCACTGGATTTGAGCCTCTTCAAGTTCAACAGTATACTAAG AAGCTCTACATCCTTGGAGGGGAGGTCGCCGAGTCTGCGCAGAAGTGCACCCACCTCATCGCCAGCAAGGTGACGCGCACGGTCAAGTTCCTGACGGCCATCTCCGTGGTGAAGCACATCGTGACCCCCGAGTGGCTGGAGGAGTGTTTCAAGTGTCAGAAGTTCATTG GGACGTCGCAAGAAAGCTGCGGGGACTCATTTGGAAAAACCTGA